Proteins encoded together in one Juglans regia cultivar Chandler chromosome 9, Walnut 2.0, whole genome shotgun sequence window:
- the LOC118349402 gene encoding LOW QUALITY PROTEIN: uncharacterized protein LOC118349402 (The sequence of the model RefSeq protein was modified relative to this genomic sequence to represent the inferred CDS: deleted 2 bases in 1 codon; substituted 1 base at 1 genomic stop codon), translating into MDDYTVPPPPVYSPAEGEVQDEKRLRQVEPNEQLEFIPLNTNRPEAMAGISSEMASEVQHDECLRDTDPKPELYVDCPFSNTYNPNWRNHPNLSWRNEQSAQLPIHAPGPSQYTTNPNSTSSGPPQYPIAAHFGQRRNLEETVQQTGTTLQQFMQGQASINTQNVQTFNDIRRTLTKIYATLSIQEKGKFPAQPQPNPQGQIHQVSEMGEGSNLKQVKAVTTLRSGKTFENPSPESTSGKIYLEEDSRPSREMQRLNPSMKEVVKKEVLKLLDVGIIYYISNTRWVSTIQVVPKQYGLTVIKNEENEFVPTRVTTGWRMCIDYRKLNASTRKDHFPLPFLDQVLEKVAEHAFYCFLDGFSGYYQIEIAPEDQDRITFTCQFGTFAFRRMPFGLCNAPATFERCMLSIFSDLIEIGLEVFMDDFSIFGNTFEKCLTNLQAVLARCEEKNLLLNWEKCHFMAQQGIVLGHIVSSKGIXVDKKKIDLISKLPRPKTVKDIRSFLGHTGFYRRFIQVTYA; encoded by the exons ATGGATGATTACACCGTACCACCACCTCCCGTCTATTCACCAGCCGAAGGCGAGGTCCAAGATGAGAAGAGGCTCAGACAGGTGGAACCTAACGAGCAGTTGGAATTCATTCCCCTCAACACAAATAGACCAGAAGCCATGGCAGGGATTAGCAGTGAAATGGCATCTGAAGTGCA gcATGATGAATGCTTAAGGGATACAGACCCTAAACCCGAGTTGTATGTTGATT GTCCATTTTCCAACACATACAATCCCAATTGGAGAAACCACCCAAATCTCAGCTGGAGGAATGAGCAATCAGCTCAACTCCCCATTCATGCACCCGGTCCTTCCCAATATACAACCAATCCAAATTCAACATCATCGGGGCCACCTCAATATCCTATTGCAGCACATTTTGGTCAGAGGAGAAACCTTGAGGAGACTGTCCAGCAAACGGGAACAACCCTCCAGCAATTCATGCAAGGGCAAGCATcaataaatacacaaaatgTTCAAACCTTTAATGACATCAGAAGGACCTTGACCAAAATTTATGCAACCCTGAGCATCCAAGAGAAAGGGAAATTCCCTGCCCAGCCCCAACCCAATCCTCAAGGTCAAATTCATCAAGTGTCAGAAATGGGGGAGGGCTCTAACTTGAAGCAAGTAAAAGCTGTCACCACCTTAAGGAGTGGTAAAACTTTTGAAAACCCTAGTCCTGAGAGCACAAGTGGTAAG ATTTACCTGGAGGAGGACTCCAGGCCTTCTAGAGAAATGCAAAGACTCAATCCTTCAATGAAAGAAGTAGTTAAAAAGGAGGTCCTTAAACTGTTGGATGTGGGTATTATTTACTACATCTCTAATACTAGGTGGGTCAGCACCATACAAGTGGTTCCAAAACAATATGGGTTGACtgtaataaaaaatgaagaaaatgagttcGTCCCCACAAGGGTAACTACAGGctggagaatgtgtattgactataggAAACTTAATGCTTCCACtaggaaagaccattttcccttgccatttctTGACCAAGTCTTGGAGAAGGTAGCTGAACATGCATTTTATTGTTTTCTAGATGGGTTCTCAGGctattatcaaattgaaatagCACCTGAAGACCAAGATAGAATTACCTTCACATGCCAATTTGGAACCTTTGCATTTAGAAGGATGCCTTTTGGGTTGTGTAACGCCCCAGCAACTTTTGAAAGGTGCATGCTCAGCATATTCAGTGATTTAATTGAGATTGGTCTAGAAGTTTTCATGGATGATTTCTCAATTTTTGGGAACACTTTTGAGAAATGTTTGACTAATTTGCAAGCTGTTTTGGCCAGGTGTGAGGAGAAAAACTTATTGCTCAACTGGGAAAAGTGCCATTTTATGGCTCAACAGGGTATAGTATTAGGACACATAGTGTCCTCAAAGGGTATTTAAgtggataaa aaaaaaatagacctgATTTCTAAGCTACCCAGACCTAAAACTGTGAAGGACATTAGATCATTTTTAGGACATACTGGATTTTATAGAAGATTTATAcaagttacttatgcatga